Within the Prochlorococcus sp. MIT 1300 genome, the region GCTATGGCTTACGACTAACCCTATGGGCAGGAACTCTTCTGCAGATAGGTGCTCTACTGATGTTGGTTCCTGTTGCTGCTAGTTGGCCAAAGTTGTTAAGCGTTAGTTATGTCATGGTTGCGCAAGCAATCAGTGGCATCGCCAAAGACCTCAACAAAATGAGTGCAAAGAGTGCAATCAAAACAGTTGTTTCTGAAACGCCGGAAGAAGAACAGAAAGGTAAAAAGCAATTATTTAAATGGGTTGCGGTTCTAACAGGTTCCAAAAATGCTCTCAAGGGTGTGGGATTTTTTCTGGGTGGAGTTTTGCTGATTGGTTTTGGTTTCAATAAGGCCGTTGAGCTAATGGCATTTGGCCTGGCTCTGTCTTTTGTTTTGACTCTGGTCTTGCCTGGTGATATGGGGCGTATGAAGAAGAAGCCGATGTTTAAAGATCTATTTTCAAAATCCAAAGGGATCAACGCACTTTCTATGGCACGTTTTTTTCTCTTTGGAGCTAGAGATGTGTGGTTTGTCGTTGCATTACCTGTTTTTCTAGAGACATCTCTTAACTGGAACTTTTCAGAGATTGGAGCTTTTCTAGGACTATGGGTGATTGGTTACGGCTTTGTGCAGGCGTTAGCGCCTACTTTAAGGAATGTCTGGGGCAAAAAATCTAGCCCAGGAGTTTCCACAGTTAAGTTTTGGAGTGCTGTTCTTACTGCAATTCCTGGACTCATCGCTATTGCGTTGTGGAGGCAGAGTGATCCAGGCATTGCTATTACCGCTGGCTTAATTGCTTTTGGAGTGGTTTTTGCAATGAACTCATCTATCCATTCCTACATGGTGTTGGCTTATACCGATGCAGATAGCGTGAGCCTGAATGTTGGTTTCTATTACATGGCGAATGCAGCCGGCAGGCTTCTAGGAACATTACTTTCAGGAGCTTTATTTATGCTTGGAGAGAATGCAACTATAGGGATGCAACTTTGTTTATGGTGCTCCAGTGTACTCGTGCTCTTCTCATGGTTAAGTAGCTTACGTTTACCATCATTAATTAACCCTGTATCCCTTAAAGGAAGTTCGCTATAAGTCCATAATTAAATGATTCCAAATCTTTATATAGCCAATAAAAAGAGGGGTTAAAAAATACCCCTCTTAGAAATTTTGGAGTTGATCAAAGCTCCTATTAAATTGACCCTAAAGCTCAGTTTCCAATCCTATTTACGGCAGCGCGTGCCTTATTAAGGATGTCACCCTTCAGAGGAACAAAGCCAAGTGAAGGGGCTTTGTTTTGAGCCTTATCGCTTAATAGGTAGTTTAAAGCTTCTTTAATGGCTTCCGTCTTAGAGCCATTACCTGTCTCATAGGTTAAGACCCAGGTCAACGTAGCAATTGGATAAGCACCTTTTGCAGTTGGATTGGGATTTTGACCAGCCAAGTTTTGGTCTAGTCGAATGCCGTTGACTGTGCCAAACATAAAGTAGGAAGTTATTCCTGTTTTATGTAAGAGTTCTGCCATATATATCGACCATTGTGTCTCTCTGGCTCAACAGCAATGCAATTACAAGCAATATTCCAGAGCGCCTTATGGATTGGGACTGGATTGAAAAGATAGGTCTTAGGGAAAGATTTTTTAATTGCAATAGTTGCCTCTCTGGCATGGTAATGAGGAATTGTTGGAAAAATGTGGTGAACTACGTGAGTTGATCCAATTTGATGATGTAGAAAATTAAGAATTTTCCCATAAGGCCGATCAATTGAAAGGAAGGCACCTCTTATAAAAGAGAAGCCTGAGTCAGAAAGGTGGGGAACATCTGTATCCGTATGGTGAAGCCAGGTGTATATCACTAGCCAGCAGTTGACTACTAATAATGGACCTATATACATTGCTATTAAAGGTGCTATTCCATACTTAAGTCCTGATATGAAAAGTCCCGCTAATACCACAACTACCCCAAGATCTGAGATCCAAACCTTCTTTACCCAATTGGAAGACCAAAGTGTTTTAGAGAAGGGTTCTCTTGGCCAAAAGTGGTTCGAAGTCCCGTATTTAGGTCCCCCTGTGCTGCCAGCCAACAAATATGCAGGCCAACCAAAAATAAGGTGCAATATAAGTTGCATTAGCCCGTATCTATTTTTGCCTAGAGCAGTTGCGAGAGCTAATTCTTTTTCTCCTCCGATTTTTTCGTTAATTCCATTGCCACCTACCACTATTGGCACGTGAGTCTCGCCATCACTTATGTGATTAGTAAAACGATGATGAATGGAATGTGACCTTTGCCAAGAAAAATATGGAACGAGCAAGAACGAGTGCAATAGATAACCAACAACTGTTTGCAGTGTTTTGTTATCTGAGAAGGCTCCATGCCCACATTCGTGAGCGATCACCCAGAAGCCCATGGCTGTAGTCCCTGAAATAAAGGCATAAAGAATCCAAACCGGAATCATCGCTTGAGTGAAAGGAATTGCTAGTCCTATCGCGACAATTAATGCCTGGATAGCGACTGATTGAAAAAGGTAGGCCAAGGAAGTTGATGTCTTACGTGCGAAACAATGCTTAGGAATGACTTCCGCAATAGCTTTTATGCTTGGAATATCACTCATCTGTATGGCAAGAGCCTTTCCGTTGAGACCAGAAAACCGAAAATTCCGAATTATTTTTTGGTTTGTGATAGAACGTTGTGTTTTATTCAAGCTGATCAAAAGCTTTGTTAAACAAAAGGGTCTTCTCCCAAAGGAGGTAGAACACCCTTCTTTTAAAAATAAAATTATTCGTGGATGATGCACTTTGCCTACTATTTGTTTTGAGAGCAGGATCCAGAGAGCCGAAATGGCCTGCTATTTTTTGCTTGTATGGCTTTTAGCGATTCTTTGAGATTGATTGCTATCAAAGCTGTTAGCCATGGCTGGTGGCGAATGAACTGAAGCGGCTTACTGTGAAACCATTACTTCAATGCATCTTCTTTAGTCCATAGAGACAAAGGGCTTAAAGGGTCAAAGTGCTACTAGTTAGCTGAGAGGGAAAAGATTATGACTAGATCTCGAGTCTGCTTGATTTAATCAGCAAACATTCCATCTACTGATAGCTCTCTCCTTGTCTCTGGTGATGGATATTGCCTGTAATAGAAGGCCATTCCACCGCTCAGAGTTATTGCAATCAGTAGCCAACCAATCAACGATTTCTTTTTACTAGGAGTCTTTGGTTTCATTGTCCTTGGCCTGGCTTGCATTTCGGGGAAACAGCTAGTTACTTGTATTAGACCCCAGATCTCATTCCGGTCATATGAAGACAAGGTTTTCCCTGGGACTCCACTCCCCTCTTCTAATCCTTCGACTTTCATCTTTGCTCTTATTAATGCTTTCCTCTGAGCACTAGACATCGCCTTGAAGCGTTCTTTCCTTTTTTCATTGCTCTCTTGAATTGCCATATCGCCTTTCTATTCCGAATTTTTCAATAAATCTGGTTTCCACAAATACTTGCGTAGTTGAATTGTTAATTCATGATCTATAAAAATACCTTCGCTTTTCAATAAACCTAGTTGGACCCAGTCAGTTTCCTCTCGACCAATACTCATTGACATTTCCCCTTTGGCATTTATGACTCGATGCCAAGGGACTTTTGAAGGCAAGCGCAATCTCTTTGAGGACCATCTAATTTGCCGTGCACACCCATATGGACCAATTAATTCAGCTATTTGACCATAGGTAGCAACTTGACCAAATGGTATGTGTGAAACAGCTTCATATGCCCGCAAATCAAAAGACTCTTTCACGTTCATCTGATTAGTTCTCCCGATCGACACCATCGTCATCTGCGTCGGATTGATCATTCAGTCATCTGATGAAGGTTTGCTTTGTCGCTTTTGCTTCAGGGCACCTCGATGCTTCTTGGTGTTAATTCGACGTTTTTGTGATGCACGAGTTGGCTTAGTTCCTTTTCTGGCTTTTGGAGATGGCTTTAAACCCTCTTGCAAAAGGTCTGCCAAACGACTCAATGCTAATTGCCGGTTCTGATATTGCGAGCGTTCTTCTGATACCACGATGTTTAGGCAGCCATTTATACATCGCTTCTTAAGCCGTTCAAGCAATCTCTGTTTGTGAAAAGGGCCAATTACAGAGGAACGATTTATATCGAACATAAGCTCAACTCTGCTCTCAGTTTTATTGACGCTTTGCCCTCCAGGGCCTGAAGATCTAGAAAAGTGCCATTTCAGTTCACTAGATGGAATAACAAAATTAGAATTGATAGTTAAATCCATTGTGCTCAAAACACTTAACTCTTCGGCTTAAACCTTTTTAGGTAGACATGGTGATGAAGGAATTTAGGCTTTCGATTCACGAGTATTACTGCTACGAAGCAATAGAGAGATTCATAAGAGCAGTGAGGTCAATTTTGGCACCCCTTAGGTCAGACTTTTTGTAATCACTGCGTTTAGGAAAGCCTTGTTTAACTCTTCTAAAGGATCATTGGACCATTGCACTAAAGCAGTCCTCATTGCACACGAGCCATGTCTATATGCTTTTGTCATTTCTAAACCTGTTAATTTATGATTGCCTAATAGGATTTGGAATACTAGTTCAGGAGAGCTATAAGGGAGTTTCTCCAGATAATAAGCTAACTCATTCAAGCCATCTTCTATAGAAATCCCCTTCTTGCTAAGGTGCAGATCAAATAATTTCTTCGCAACTTGACCATACTTTTCTGCTCCGTGATCAGTGAAAATCTTTCCTATGCTTTCCTCTTGATTTGATGCATCGGTATCTATTTTAAGATGTCTTTCTATTCTTAGTAGCCTTTCTTCAAGTGGATTGTTCTCATCCAAAGTTTGGATAGAGGATAGCTTTTCAGTTACAAATGCTGTTAATGTTTTCCCTTCCTTAATTGCTTGAGACTTAAGCCTTATAAGCAACTCTGGATTAATATTGATATTTAACTGAGTCCTTTCAGGGTTCATCTCTCTCCTTTTTGTTGTATCAATATTAGCTTTTCAGCGCAACTCTGTTAACCCTCAACTGACTAGGTACCTAGATCGACTAGCTCAGGTTTGCGTTTTCGCCTTCCTCTGTGCCTTCATTTTGAGAACTTAGAATTATATAAGTGATTATTCCTGTCTAGGGTCCACTGATTAAGTGGTTTTCACGAAAGGTAGATCTTATTTAGTAGAGGGTGTATTTGCGATCTGAGCATTTAAGCCCTTTGGGCTTGCCTTTTCTCCAATGAATATATTGAGATCCTCTGGTGGTAGCCAGCTTCTATTGGCCCCATTTTTAAAAGCAAAGCGTAGAAATTCTGCTGCGTATTGGATTCGGAGTCGTCGACTTGCTGACCCAGGTTCTCCCCCATGACGTTCAATAAGAGCTTCTAAAACCTTGTAGCCACTGGATAAAGAAGGTTCGCTGGCGAGAATAAGCAATGTGCGGTTAATAGGAGTTCGGTAGTTTCGGTTCCAAACGCGTGTTCCTTTCTTGCTATTACTTATTTTACGTGACTTGAATTTTCTAGCTAGTTGTTCCCAGTCATTGGTCTCATTTAAACCAAACCCCTTTTTTTGCTTCACTTGCTCATATGCTTCAGCCAAACCCTTCTCTCGCGATTTCATTATGAGCGAAATCTCTGTGGAGGTTTTCAATATCCAAGCAGCACTTGTGCTGATCCAGGGAATAAAATCTGGGTCGCTCTTTGCCTTTGGCCCAAGAACAATGCTGGTTCGATTCCCATCCTTAAAACGAACTGTTAGCTGAACCTTTTGAACCAGACCTTTCCCTATGCCGCGAACCATCCATCCCTCGCCACATTCTTGTCGAATTTCTTCTCGGAGGGAGGTAATCCATTTCGAGGTCTTATTGGGCATTGTTCTTTATCAATAAAGAAAGTGGTAGTTGTATGTCTTTGACCAGTTATCCAACTTGTCTGCATAGTTGCTTAAAATTCCCATTCTTTTGTACGGTGATTTTTGTAAGTCTTTGATCTAAGTTGATTAGGCATTTTCAACCTTTTATTTCACTTGATATACCTTTGAACGTCCATTGCACTTTCTAACACCCCAGGAAATAGGAGCTTTAGATTTGGTTATTTCTTGTTCAACGCAGATATTCTGATTATTAGCCCATTGAGCCATTGGGCGCAAATTGACAGCAATAAAGGCGAGACACAATGCGCATAACAATAGAGCAACTCCATTGAGAATCTTTATCCAATCAAAGCTTCTTATGTCTGGGGTGTTAGTCATCTAGTGGAATGGGTGATTAATAATCAGACTATTTTCCCCAAAGTCGTTTTGCAACTTTCTTGAGTTGACTTTGAGCAAATACTGCTCCCACCTCCTATTGCCTCACTTATTTGGAGTGGCTTTATGGAACGAATCCTCAATTTGCGATCTTGATTATTCAACCCGTCAAGAGAGAGACTTGGATATGTCGCTTAAACCCTTTCAATGACTTCTTTGGTGACTTTATTGGTATACCTGCTTGGTGGAGCAGCCTTGGGTTCCCTAATGCTGATCAGTGGTATACCTGCGGCTCCTCTTTTAGGGGCCATGTTAGGTGCAGGCTTATTAAGCATTAGTGGTCAGTTTGATGTTGCGATTTGGCCTTTGGGTACAAAAACAGTGCTTGGGATAGGGATAGGGACAGTGATTGGGACTGGAATTAATCCAGAGACAATTGAGGAATTGCAATTGCTTTGGAAGCCAGCATTAGTTATCACCTTCAGCCTTTTGATTACAGGAATTTTTGTTGGATTATTGATTAATAGATTTTTTGGAGTAGACAAGATCGTAGCCCTATTAGGAGCAGCACCTGGAGGGACTATAGGAATGAGTCTAGTAGGAGCCGAGTTTGGGGTTGGTGCAGCTGTAGCAGCTTTGCATGCAGTCAGATTAATAACAGTTCTTTTCTTGATCCCCGCAATAGTCAATTTTCTTGCGCCTATTCAAGGTATTGATCTTCCAAAATAATAATCAGCCCCCACACTCCTTTATCTTAATAGGAGTAAATAGGAGCTGGAATACGTTTGAGTTAAATCCCTGGTACTAGACCAGAGTGGCTGGCAACACTAGACTCACATCTGATTGTGAGTAGTTAATTTAACTTATATAAAAAGGTTTTGCAAAAACGTATTGTTTGGATAGAGTTTAAATAGGCTTTCGGTATTAGGCATCTCCTGATTCGATTATTTCCATTTAATCGCGACAAGACACTTTATGTTTACAGAAACGATTTCAATTCAGACGAGCTCATCATTCTCTTGTCATGCAATCACCAATCAAATTCAGAGCATTATTGAGTGTGGGACTCAATTAGAAGGTGTTGTATGTGCTTCTGGCATGCATACGACTACTGCTTTAATTGTCAATGAGATGGAAGAGAGATTGATTTTGGACTTGGAGAAATGGTTGAAGGAAATGGCGCCTCCATTGCAGGGCTATAAACATGATGATTTACACCTACGGGTTAATATCCCGGAAGATGAACCTAAGAATGCCCATTCACATATGCAAGCTTTATTGCTTGGCAATGATGTGAGCGTGCCTTTTAAGGATGGGAAGCTACAACTAGGCCCTTATCAAGATGTCATCCTTGTAGAACTAGATGGCCCAAAAGAAAGAAAGGTTGTAATTAGCGTTCAATAGGAGGAAGCAAAAGTAACTTATTAAATTCTTTTTATTGAGCTCCTTGCATTACTGGAATCATCTTCCCGCCATCTTGATCATCGTCATCATCAATTTTTCTTGATAGAAATTCTAGTATAAGGAGAATACTCATTGGGTAAAAGCACCACAGTATTGCTTTCCATGCTGGAAAACTATCTACAGATAGTTGGAGTTCGCCTAAGGACATTGTAGTAAATAAAAATTTAGCAAAGTTTTGATGGCTAAAATAATGATAGCTAATTACTGGACTTTTTCCTGGAAAGATCTCTCCAAAAAAAAGCCCCGATGTAAAACAAAGCAGCGCCAGTAGTCAAAAAGATTATTGAGAAAAAGTTCACAATAAACCAACCGAGCCAGCAGCTAATCCGATGAAACAGAAGAAAGAAAATTCAGCCAACTCACGGAATGGAGAGTTTAGGACAATGGAAATTTGTTTAGCCATTTCAAATCTTTAATAGATGATTAATAATGAGGGCTAAAAGAATTGGACGCGATAATTCATTCTTAAATCCTGCATCCAAGTTGAAGCTCGCCTGAATCTATTAGTTGACCAAGCTTTATAGCCTTGGCTTGTTCACACCTAGAGAAATTTAATTGGTTTCTTGTTACCCATACCAGTTCATCCTGGGTGATAATTCCAGTAGATATGGAGGTGAGAAATAATTTTCCGAGTCCCATTGTGATGACCTTGATTGTAAAGATTTAGCGGGATCTCCTATAGATCCCTTTAAGAAATTGTTTGAAAGGTTTGAAAGGGTTTAATTCCATGGCTTAAAAAATCCCTGGAATGATCTGACCTGTGAATGCATAAGTTCCAAGAGCGGCAAACATACCGATCATTGCCCACCTGCCATTTTGGATTTCAGCATTTTCGTTCATTGGTTTTTAAAAATCTAGTGATTAAGTTAAACAAGGCCAGGAACAATTTGTCCTGTTGATACGTATGCACCGACTAAAGCCCAAAATCCCATCATTGCGGCCCAGCCATTAATACGCTCGGCGAGACGAGGGTTGGCAATAGCGTCAAGTTGTTCAGAGTTTTTCATTGGCTAAGGAGAGAGTCAAAGACCGCTTAGATGCGATACGTAAAGAACTATAACAGAAATATTACGGAGTGTGACGGTGCGGTTAGCGGAAGAGCGCAATTGGTTAGTAAAAAGCCTTTTAGACTGCTTTGAATACTGGATTTAATGGGCTCTGTAAAAAATAAATTTAATAGAGATCTCCCTATTAATGTATTTCCTGGATGCTCATAATTGAATTCTTGATATAGACAGCGTTTCTATTTGTCTTGTTAAATGATATTGGTAACCCTATTAACTTAGGACTGGGTGTTAATTATTTAGACTTTTTGATATCATCAAATCTTCGATCTGTAGACTAATCACTGTAGGGGGGGATTAAGTTTTGTCCTCGAGTGGGAGGACTGTTCTGTGTATTGGCAATGTTTGGTTTGTTGCCTCATTGATGAATAGCTGAAGAAGTTGAAACAGGTTTTTGTTGATTCTTTGAGTTGTCAGCAACAAAAGCCTTGAGCCTTTAATTAGTAAGTGGCTTATTGCGTCTACCTCTCGCAGTTGATCTTGGTGGCTCGGCCATTCGAAGACAGTGCTATTAATGGTTCTGGTGGCAAGCGCAACAATCCAGACAGGCGCAGGTCGACATGTTGATTTTAATTAGGAATTTTTTATTAGAGCCAATATTTGGTATCTGTTGCTACCGTTTTGATACGTTCGTCCCTTGAGTGGGATGCATGTTTTGGCAGCAGGGAACGGGGCTGCCATTTCGGAGGAACCTCATGAACACTCTTCCATTAATTCGCTCACACATTAAAAGGGCTGACCGCCTTCACAAGGCTCAGTTGATTGCAACTTCCCATGGGAGTCAATATCATGATCAGTCGACCCTAAATGCAAATTCTGCTTCAAGAAAGGCGAAGGCCAAGCGTCTGCATGATGCTCAATTAATGGCGTTTTAAAAGTTTGATGAGAGATTGAAATGGTTTAGGTCTACACTAGACTTTTCCTTCCAAATAGTTTAACAGGATAACTGACTACTTTTTGTTGAATAAATCAATTAGTTCCTTGCAAGCCCCATTGATTAATGGGGCTTGCAAGGTGTTTTGTTTAATATTTTAACCATTTGATTCTTGTTCATTGGATTTATCTTGCCTTCTAACATGATGCTACTTTGTTAACACA harbors:
- a CDS encoding AbrB family transcriptional regulator; translated protein: MTSLVTLLVYLLGGAALGSLMLISGIPAAPLLGAMLGAGLLSISGQFDVAIWPLGTKTVLGIGIGTVIGTGINPETIEELQLLWKPALVITFSLLITGIFVGLLINRFFGVDKIVALLGAAPGGTIGMSLVGAEFGVGAAVAALHAVRLITVLFLIPAIVNFLAPIQGIDLPK
- a CDS encoding secondary thiamine-phosphate synthase enzyme YjbQ, giving the protein MFTETISIQTSSSFSCHAITNQIQSIIECGTQLEGVVCASGMHTTTALIVNEMEERLILDLEKWLKEMAPPLQGYKHDDLHLRVNIPEDEPKNAHSHMQALLLGNDVSVPFKDGKLQLGPYQDVILVELDGPKERKVVISVQ
- the arfB gene encoding alternative ribosome rescue aminoacyl-tRNA hydrolase ArfB, with the translated sequence MDLTINSNFVIPSSELKWHFSRSSGPGGQSVNKTESRVELMFDINRSSVIGPFHKQRLLERLKKRCINGCLNIVVSEERSQYQNRQLALSRLADLLQEGLKPSPKARKGTKPTRASQKRRINTKKHRGALKQKRQSKPSSDD
- a CDS encoding fatty acid desaturase, with amino-acid sequence MSDIPSIKAIAEVIPKHCFARKTSTSLAYLFQSVAIQALIVAIGLAIPFTQAMIPVWILYAFISGTTAMGFWVIAHECGHGAFSDNKTLQTVVGYLLHSFLLVPYFSWQRSHSIHHRFTNHISDGETHVPIVVGGNGINEKIGGEKELALATALGKNRYGLMQLILHLIFGWPAYLLAGSTGGPKYGTSNHFWPREPFSKTLWSSNWVKKVWISDLGVVVVLAGLFISGLKYGIAPLIAMYIGPLLVVNCWLVIYTWLHHTDTDVPHLSDSGFSFIRGAFLSIDRPYGKILNFLHHQIGSTHVVHHIFPTIPHYHAREATIAIKKSFPKTYLFNPVPIHKALWNIACNCIAVEPERHNGRYIWQNSYIKQE
- the arsJ gene encoding organoarsenical effux MFS transporter ArsJ — its product is MKLSSLQQYGIVTANYWAFTLTDGALRMLVVFHFHQLGYTALEIAFLFLFYEFFGIITNLYGGWIGARYGLRLTLWAGTLLQIGALLMLVPVAASWPKLLSVSYVMVAQAISGIAKDLNKMSAKSAIKTVVSETPEEEQKGKKQLFKWVAVLTGSKNALKGVGFFLGGVLLIGFGFNKAVELMAFGLALSFVLTLVLPGDMGRMKKKPMFKDLFSKSKGINALSMARFFLFGARDVWFVVALPVFLETSLNWNFSEIGAFLGLWVIGYGFVQALAPTLRNVWGKKSSPGVSTVKFWSAVLTAIPGLIAIALWRQSDPGIAITAGLIAFGVVFAMNSSIHSYMVLAYTDADSVSLNVGFYYMANAAGRLLGTLLSGALFMLGENATIGMQLCLWCSSVLVLFSWLSSLRLPSLINPVSLKGSSL
- a CDS encoding high light inducible protein, which gives rise to MANPRLAERINGWAAMMGFWALVGAYVSTGQIVPGLV
- a CDS encoding MGMT family protein, giving the protein MNVKESFDLRAYEAVSHIPFGQVATYGQIAELIGPYGCARQIRWSSKRLRLPSKVPWHRVINAKGEMSMSIGREETDWVQLGLLKSEGIFIDHELTIQLRKYLWKPDLLKNSE